Proteins found in one Rhodothermus sp. genomic segment:
- a CDS encoding RNA polymerase sigma-70 factor: protein MTDATLGLLLLLARQGAVGVLDDAALARRIRDGDQQAFRQFFERYYAFLLHYLERMGVSPEVAEDLVQQAFLAIWERRAQIDPNRSLRAFLFRIGHNRALNHFRNTRRLSREELPELKDPAPGADRRTDATLLQARLREAIARLPERRRAVFELCFLQELTYREAAEVLGISPKTVENQMAQALRQLRAALADFR from the coding sequence ATGACGGACGCGACACTTGGACTTTTGCTTTTGCTGGCCCGGCAGGGGGCCGTCGGGGTGCTCGACGACGCTGCGCTGGCCCGGCGCATACGAGACGGTGATCAACAGGCGTTTCGACAATTTTTTGAGCGCTACTACGCTTTTTTGCTGCATTATCTGGAGCGTATGGGCGTTTCCCCGGAGGTAGCTGAAGATCTGGTGCAGCAGGCTTTTCTGGCTATCTGGGAACGGCGGGCCCAGATTGATCCGAACCGGTCGCTGCGGGCGTTTCTGTTTCGCATCGGGCACAATCGGGCGCTGAACCATTTTCGGAATACACGTCGCCTGAGTCGGGAGGAGCTTCCGGAGTTGAAGGATCCGGCGCCAGGTGCCGATCGCCGCACCGATGCAACGCTGCTGCAGGCCCGGCTGCGTGAGGCCATTGCCCGGCTTCCCGAACGCCGACGGGCCGTTTTTGAACTATGTTTTTTGCAGGAACTCACGTATCGAGAAGCGGCCGAGGTGCTGGGCATCAGCCCGAAAACGGTAGAAAACCAGATGGCACAGGCACTTCGGCAACTACGAGCTGCGTTGGCTGATTTTCGTTGA
- the typA gene encoding translational GTPase TypA, which produces MSYSLRNIAIVAHVDHGKTTLVDAMLWQSGIFRANQEVQERVLDSLDLEREKGITIMAKNTAIWYNDVKINIVDTPGHADFGGEVERTLRMVDGIMLLVDAAEGPLPQTRFVLSKALALKLPAIVVINKIDRKDARPRQVLDEIYDLFIDLDATEDQLDFPILYTVAKEGRCTHDPDAPLTDLRPLFEAILSHIPPPQGDPNAPLQLLVTHVQPDPYRGPLAIGRVVQGMLRNRQRVLLCHRDGRRTLASVTALFEFEGLQRVETDTAGPGAIVAVAGMQGIGLGESITEADDPHPLPPLHIDEPTLSMEFRVNDGPFAGREGQYVTSRHLRERLFKEAENNLALRVEATDSPDAFLVYGRGELQLAILIEQMRREGYEFTVGQPRVLTRRIDGQLHEPYERVLIDVPEAYMGVVVQKLGMRRGVLTKMINHGTGRVRLEFEIPARGLIGYRSEFLTDTKGTGLLNHLFEGYRPWAGPITHRTTGALVADRPGRVTAYAMLNLQERGELFVEPGEEVYTGMIVGEHCREGDLEVNITREKKLTNMRSATAEGFEKLVPPRKLSLEEAIEFIREDELIEVTPKAIRLRKRYLDPHERKRHTPHQQQEMA; this is translated from the coding sequence ATGAGCTATTCCCTACGCAATATCGCCATTGTGGCGCACGTCGACCACGGCAAAACGACGCTGGTCGACGCCATGCTCTGGCAAAGTGGTATCTTTCGGGCCAACCAGGAAGTGCAGGAGCGCGTGCTCGACTCGCTCGATCTGGAGCGGGAAAAGGGCATCACCATCATGGCCAAAAACACGGCCATCTGGTATAACGACGTCAAAATCAACATCGTCGATACCCCGGGCCACGCCGACTTTGGCGGTGAAGTCGAGCGCACGCTCCGCATGGTTGACGGTATCATGCTCCTGGTGGACGCAGCCGAAGGTCCCCTGCCCCAGACGCGCTTCGTGCTCTCCAAAGCGCTGGCACTGAAACTACCGGCGATCGTGGTGATCAACAAAATCGATCGCAAGGATGCGCGCCCCCGGCAGGTACTCGACGAGATCTACGACCTGTTCATTGACCTGGATGCTACCGAAGACCAGCTCGATTTCCCCATCCTTTACACGGTGGCCAAAGAAGGGCGCTGCACGCATGATCCTGACGCCCCGCTGACCGACCTGCGACCACTCTTCGAAGCCATTCTATCCCATATTCCACCGCCGCAGGGGGATCCGAACGCTCCCCTGCAGTTGCTTGTGACCCACGTGCAACCCGATCCGTATCGTGGACCGCTCGCTATCGGACGCGTTGTACAGGGCATGCTTCGCAATCGCCAGCGTGTGCTGTTGTGCCATCGGGACGGCCGGCGCACACTGGCTTCGGTGACGGCGCTGTTCGAGTTCGAAGGACTGCAGCGCGTTGAAACCGATACAGCCGGTCCGGGCGCCATTGTAGCCGTAGCAGGCATGCAGGGCATCGGGCTTGGCGAGTCGATTACTGAGGCGGACGACCCGCATCCCCTGCCGCCCCTGCACATCGACGAGCCCACGCTCTCGATGGAGTTTCGCGTCAACGACGGTCCGTTCGCCGGTCGCGAAGGCCAGTACGTCACTTCACGGCATCTGCGCGAACGCCTCTTCAAAGAGGCAGAAAACAATCTGGCGCTGCGCGTCGAAGCAACCGACTCACCGGATGCCTTCCTCGTCTACGGCCGTGGCGAACTGCAACTGGCCATCCTGATTGAGCAGATGCGCCGCGAAGGGTACGAGTTCACGGTGGGTCAGCCGCGCGTGCTCACACGTCGCATCGACGGCCAGCTCCATGAGCCCTACGAGCGCGTACTCATTGACGTGCCCGAAGCTTACATGGGCGTCGTCGTGCAGAAGCTGGGTATGCGCCGGGGCGTGCTCACGAAAATGATCAACCATGGCACGGGACGCGTCCGACTCGAATTTGAGATCCCCGCCCGCGGCCTCATTGGCTATCGCAGTGAGTTTCTGACCGACACCAAGGGCACCGGTCTGCTCAATCACCTTTTCGAGGGCTATCGGCCCTGGGCCGGTCCTATCACGCATCGAACTACCGGGGCCCTGGTGGCCGACCGCCCGGGTCGGGTAACCGCCTACGCCATGCTCAACCTGCAGGAGCGCGGAGAGCTGTTTGTCGAACCGGGCGAGGAGGTGTACACCGGGATGATCGTGGGCGAACACTGCCGCGAAGGCGACCTGGAAGTCAACATCACCCGCGAGAAAAAGCTTACCAACATGCGTTCGGCTACGGCCGAAGGATTTGAAAAGCTTGTGCCCCCCCGGAAGCTTTCGCTCGAAGAAGCAATCGAGTTCATTCGAGAAGACGAGCTGATCGAAGTAACCCCGAAGGCCATTCGCCTACGCAAACGCTACCTGGATCCCCACGAACGCAAGCGCCACACCCCCCACCAGCAGCAGGAGATGGCCTGA